A region of Streptomyces sp. NBC_01267 DNA encodes the following proteins:
- a CDS encoding polysaccharide deacetylase family protein, with translation MARHSSGRGWYGKVLGAGLGVTMLAAGASVWTAQAGTAADAPPKATASVTQGSDGKPVGVTIAHASDAGTHGVNITIDDGPDPRWTPQVLDLLREYGVKATFCMVGTQAQAYPDMVKKVVAAGHRLCDHTVAHDTGMDKKSEAYQSQQILDAERMIIKASGGVRPMYYRAPGGAFTPYSRKLAASRGMRPLGWNVDTKDFERPGTDAIVATVDRELPNGPTLLFHDAGGDRTQTIEALRRILPKLKEQGYTFGFPVR, from the coding sequence ATGGCACGGCACAGCAGCGGGCGGGGCTGGTACGGCAAGGTGCTCGGGGCGGGGCTCGGGGTGACGATGCTCGCAGCCGGTGCCTCGGTGTGGACGGCGCAGGCCGGTACCGCGGCCGATGCGCCGCCCAAGGCGACCGCCTCGGTCACGCAGGGCAGTGACGGCAAGCCGGTCGGAGTGACCATCGCGCACGCCTCGGACGCGGGGACGCACGGCGTCAACATCACCATCGACGACGGCCCCGACCCCAGGTGGACCCCTCAAGTGCTCGACCTGCTGCGGGAGTACGGGGTGAAGGCCACGTTCTGCATGGTGGGGACGCAGGCGCAGGCCTACCCGGACATGGTGAAGAAGGTCGTCGCGGCCGGGCACCGGCTGTGCGACCACACGGTGGCGCACGACACCGGCATGGACAAGAAGTCCGAGGCGTACCAGTCGCAGCAGATACTCGACGCCGAACGCATGATCATCAAGGCGTCCGGCGGCGTACGGCCGATGTACTACCGGGCGCCCGGCGGGGCCTTCACCCCGTACAGCCGCAAGCTCGCCGCCTCCCGGGGCATGCGCCCGCTGGGCTGGAACGTGGACACCAAGGACTTCGAGCGCCCGGGTACGGACGCCATCGTCGCCACGGTCGACAGGGAGCTGCCCAACGGGCCGACGCTCCTCTTCCACGACGCGGGCGGCGACCGTACCCAGACCATCGAGGCACTGCGCCGCATCCTCCCCAAGCTCAAGGAGCAGGGCTACACCTTCGGCTTCCCGGTGCGCTGA
- a CDS encoding VOC family protein, translating to MTIQRMDNVGIVVDDLEAAVAFFTDLGMELEGTAQVEGVWADHTVGLDGVRSDIAMMRTPDGHSKLELSKYHAPTASAPVPENPPPNTLGLHRVMFAVDDIDATIARLRTHGAELLGEVAQYESVFRLCYLRGPAGIIVALAEQIG from the coding sequence ATGACCATTCAGCGCATGGACAACGTCGGCATCGTCGTCGACGACCTGGAAGCGGCTGTCGCGTTCTTCACCGACCTCGGCATGGAGCTGGAAGGAACCGCGCAGGTCGAGGGCGTCTGGGCGGACCACACCGTCGGACTCGACGGCGTCCGGAGCGACATCGCCATGATGCGGACCCCGGACGGCCACAGCAAGCTGGAGCTGTCCAAGTACCACGCCCCCACGGCGTCCGCCCCCGTGCCGGAGAACCCGCCGCCCAACACGCTGGGTCTGCACCGCGTCATGTTCGCCGTCGACGACATCGACGCCACCATCGCCCGGCTGCGTACCCACGGCGCCGAACTCCTCGGCGAGGTGGCCCAGTACGAGAGCGTCTTCCGGCTCTGCTACCTCCGTGGCCCCGCAGGCATCATCGTCGCCCTGGCCGAACAGATCGGCTGA
- a CDS encoding SRPBCC family protein: MTSTNGEPVVRVSRRIEAPADGIFRILADPGRHRDLDGSGMLRGGVSGAVVSGVGDVFVMRMYYERYGDYEMHNRVVEYERDRRIGWEPRPGRGHPDATAPGAAWGHRWIFDLLPDGDGATVVTEVFDGSRMPEDRRAEVDSGRAWWQTQMASTLERLAELCAAR; this comes from the coding sequence ATGACGAGTACGAATGGCGAGCCCGTGGTGAGGGTGTCCCGGCGTATCGAGGCCCCGGCGGACGGCATCTTCCGGATCCTGGCCGACCCAGGACGGCACCGGGACCTCGACGGCTCCGGGATGCTGCGCGGTGGCGTCTCCGGCGCCGTGGTCTCGGGCGTCGGGGACGTCTTCGTGATGCGGATGTACTACGAGCGGTACGGCGACTACGAGATGCACAACCGCGTCGTCGAGTACGAGCGGGACCGCCGCATCGGCTGGGAGCCGAGGCCCGGTCGCGGGCACCCGGACGCCACCGCGCCCGGGGCCGCGTGGGGCCACCGGTGGATCTTCGACCTGCTCCCGGACGGGGACGGGGCGACGGTGGTGACCGAGGTCTTCGACGGTTCGCGCATGCCGGAGGACAGACGCGCGGAGGTCGACAGCGGGCGCGCCTGGTGGCAGACACAAATGGCGAGCACCCTGGAACGCCTCGCCGAACTGTGCGCCGCTCGGTGA
- a CDS encoding DinB family protein, with amino-acid sequence MNAELAPLRHALDRQREHVLGILEGLSDEDLRRPVLPSGWSCLALLRHLTLDVERFWFPGVIAGEPDVAGQLTTGAEAHWYVPEGMSVEEVFADYRTAISRADAVLATATPEQEPAAWPVEIWPTWRLPDVRHILIHVLTEVACHSGHVDAVRELVDGATWLGGNPYAG; translated from the coding sequence GTGAACGCCGAACTCGCCCCGCTCCGGCATGCCTTGGACCGCCAGCGCGAGCACGTCCTCGGGATCCTCGAAGGGCTTTCGGACGAGGACCTGCGGCGGCCGGTGCTGCCCAGCGGCTGGAGCTGCCTGGCGCTGCTGCGCCACCTCACCCTGGATGTCGAACGCTTCTGGTTCCCCGGGGTGATCGCGGGCGAGCCGGATGTGGCCGGACAGCTGACGACGGGCGCGGAGGCGCACTGGTACGTACCCGAGGGGATGAGCGTCGAGGAGGTCTTCGCCGACTACCGGACGGCCATCTCGCGCGCGGACGCCGTGCTCGCCACCGCCACGCCCGAACAGGAGCCCGCCGCCTGGCCCGTGGAGATCTGGCCGACCTGGCGGCTGCCCGACGTGCGGCACATCCTGATCCACGTACTCACCGAAGTCGCTTGCCACAGTGGCCACGTGGACGCGGTCCGCGAACTGGTCGACGGTGCCACCTGGCTCGGCGGCAACCCCTATGCCGGTTAG
- a CDS encoding class I SAM-dependent methyltransferase → MTASSRAHSFNTAAGQYAASRPSYPSALFDLIEQFTGRPLAGARVADVGAGTGIATALLRERGADVIGVEPGDAMAAQFRTALPEVPIVRGDGNTLPLADASHDLITYAQSWQWTDTGRSVPEALRVLVPGGALAVWWNTTAFDVPWIGAQHERIADHCGVKPTSRVRPDDSDAVRLAGLSGLRVARRHVRWSRTVSLDTHLANIGSRSAFLVLAEDDRRAFLSEERGRLREAFPDETVEETYVVDLLMATRR, encoded by the coding sequence ATGACCGCCAGTTCACGTGCCCATTCGTTCAACACGGCCGCCGGCCAGTACGCGGCCAGCCGGCCTTCGTATCCGTCCGCGCTCTTCGATCTCATCGAACAGTTCACGGGTCGGCCCCTGGCAGGTGCCCGCGTCGCCGATGTCGGCGCGGGCACCGGAATCGCCACTGCTCTGCTGCGTGAGCGCGGAGCTGACGTGATCGGCGTCGAGCCGGGCGACGCCATGGCCGCACAGTTCCGCACCGCGCTCCCGGAGGTGCCGATCGTCAGAGGTGACGGCAACACCCTCCCCCTCGCGGACGCCTCCCACGACCTCATCACCTACGCGCAGTCCTGGCAGTGGACCGACACCGGCCGCTCGGTCCCGGAGGCACTCCGGGTCCTGGTTCCGGGCGGGGCGCTCGCTGTCTGGTGGAACACCACCGCGTTCGACGTGCCGTGGATCGGTGCACAGCACGAGCGGATCGCGGACCACTGCGGAGTGAAGCCGACCTCTCGGGTGCGGCCGGACGACAGCGACGCCGTCCGGCTGGCGGGCCTGTCGGGGCTCCGCGTCGCGCGCCGCCACGTGCGGTGGAGCCGTACGGTCTCGCTCGACACGCACCTCGCCAACATCGGCAGCCGCTCGGCGTTCCTCGTCCTTGCCGAGGACGACAGGCGTGCCTTTCTCTCCGAGGAGCGCGGGCGACTCCGCGAGGCGTTCCCCGACGAGACGGTGGAAGAGACCTATGTGGTCGATCTTCTGATGGCCACTCGCCGGTGA
- a CDS encoding VOC family protein: MSYDQQYPHESARPTADVQLNHTAVYASDRHLSAEFLAVVLGLKVGTPFGPFLPVDLGNGVTLDYYEKRDEPIQSQHYAFLIPDEQFDAVITRLEVVGVTYYADPSHTEPGQINRLFGGRGAYFDDPDGHNMEVMTRPYVRP; this comes from the coding sequence ATGTCCTATGACCAGCAGTACCCGCATGAATCCGCGCGGCCGACGGCCGACGTCCAGCTGAACCACACTGCCGTCTACGCAAGCGACCGGCACCTGTCTGCCGAGTTCCTCGCCGTGGTCCTGGGCCTGAAGGTCGGCACCCCGTTTGGACCGTTCCTGCCCGTCGACCTCGGCAACGGCGTGACGCTCGACTACTACGAGAAGAGGGACGAGCCGATCCAGTCGCAGCACTATGCCTTCCTCATCCCTGACGAGCAGTTCGACGCCGTTATCACCCGTCTGGAGGTGGTCGGGGTCACCTACTACGCCGACCCCAGCCACACCGAACCCGGCCAGATCAACCGTCTATTCGGCGGTCGCGGCGCTTACTTCGACGACCCGGACGGTCACAACATGGAGGTCATGACTCGGCCTTACGTCCGCCCTTAG
- a CDS encoding sensor histidine kinase: MTIPAGLRRTVLRARRDTGFLAAGVLPHLALVPVWSWAATTTARTGNWLLTVSISAALVLLGTPVLTAVQRARYRVLIGVDVPRLTPTAPEQWTWASTARWLAATRPWRKIGYHLLLGPLLALLEMLVLAVAAACLAGVSAYAWSWALPTGVRQDWFGYLTQLPAYTAAGLLLLCALFWTARAVTRAEARLASGLLGPSRAQRLQERVDQLAVSRTDLIEAVDAERRRIERDLHDGTQQRLVSLAVNLGLAITTRPDLPSDAREVIAGAHLEAKDAISELNDLVRGLHPAVLEDRGLDAALSGLAARTPLPVRLRVDLEERVAPNVESVAYFVISEALTNATKHANAMRAEVIVRQVGEVLRVRVTDDGLGGADAAAGTGLTGLAKRVGSLDGAFHVSSPVGGPTTITAELPCAR, encoded by the coding sequence ATGACGATTCCAGCTGGACTGAGACGCACGGTCCTCCGGGCGCGGCGGGACACCGGCTTTCTTGCCGCTGGTGTGCTGCCGCACCTGGCGCTGGTGCCCGTGTGGTCCTGGGCGGCGACGACTACCGCCAGGACGGGGAACTGGCTTCTTACGGTTTCCATATCGGCCGCCCTGGTCCTGCTCGGCACCCCGGTGCTGACGGCCGTTCAGCGGGCTCGCTACCGGGTACTCATCGGTGTGGACGTCCCCCGGCTCACCCCCACCGCGCCGGAACAATGGACGTGGGCCTCGACCGCCCGGTGGCTCGCGGCGACGCGGCCTTGGCGCAAGATCGGCTACCACCTCCTGCTGGGCCCGCTGCTCGCGCTGCTGGAGATGCTGGTGCTCGCGGTGGCAGCGGCGTGCCTGGCGGGCGTCTCCGCCTACGCCTGGTCATGGGCGCTGCCCACCGGAGTCCGCCAGGACTGGTTCGGCTACCTGACCCAGCTGCCGGCTTACACAGCGGCTGGACTCCTCCTCCTGTGCGCGCTGTTCTGGACCGCGCGGGCAGTAACCCGGGCCGAGGCGCGGCTGGCGTCGGGCCTGCTCGGGCCGAGCCGGGCGCAGCGGCTCCAGGAGCGGGTCGATCAGCTGGCCGTGAGCCGGACCGACTTGATCGAGGCCGTCGACGCGGAGCGCCGCCGGATCGAGCGGGACCTGCACGACGGCACCCAGCAGCGGTTGGTGTCTCTCGCGGTCAACCTGGGTCTGGCCATTACCACCCGCCCGGACCTGCCGAGTGATGCCCGCGAAGTGATCGCGGGAGCGCACCTGGAGGCGAAGGACGCGATCTCCGAACTCAACGATCTGGTGCGGGGGTTGCACCCGGCCGTGCTCGAAGACCGGGGTCTGGACGCGGCGTTGTCCGGGCTGGCTGCCCGCACGCCCCTGCCGGTGCGGCTGCGGGTCGATCTGGAGGAGCGGGTGGCGCCCAACGTGGAGTCGGTCGCGTACTTCGTGATCTCTGAGGCGCTGACCAATGCAACGAAGCACGCCAACGCGATGCGTGCAGAGGTGATCGTGCGTCAGGTCGGCGAGGTGCTGCGCGTGCGCGTTACCGACGACGGGCTGGGCGGTGCCGACGCCGCCGCCGGTACGGGGCTGACCGGGCTGGCCAAGCGGGTCGGCTCCCTCGACGGGGCCTTCCACGTCAGCAGCCCCGTTGGCGGGCCCACCACCATCACCGCGGAGCTGCCGTGCGCGCGGTGA
- a CDS encoding response regulator, translating into MRAVIAEDSVLLRVGLIKVLETGGFQVVAEAGDAEGLLAAVAEHRPELALIDVRMPPGFTDEGVRAAMEIRRRWPGTPVVLLSQYVEERYAADLLSANTSGVGYLLKQRVADVADFVAAVRRVADGGTALDPQVVAQLLLLRRDSDPLARLTPREREVLGLMAEGRSNAGIAQALVVSEGAVAKHINNIFAKLDLPVADADHRRVLAVLRFLGASGA; encoded by the coding sequence GTGCGCGCGGTGATCGCCGAGGATTCGGTGTTGTTGCGGGTCGGCCTGATCAAGGTGCTGGAGACGGGCGGGTTCCAGGTCGTCGCGGAAGCCGGCGACGCGGAGGGGCTGTTGGCGGCAGTGGCGGAGCACCGGCCCGAACTCGCCTTGATCGACGTCCGGATGCCGCCCGGCTTCACCGACGAGGGGGTGCGGGCGGCGATGGAGATCCGTCGGCGCTGGCCGGGGACGCCGGTGGTGCTGCTTTCACAGTACGTGGAGGAGCGGTACGCGGCTGACCTGCTGTCTGCGAACACCAGCGGTGTGGGCTACCTGCTCAAGCAGCGGGTTGCCGATGTCGCCGACTTCGTGGCGGCGGTCCGGCGAGTGGCGGACGGGGGCACGGCCCTGGACCCGCAGGTCGTCGCCCAGTTGCTGCTGCTGCGGCGCGACAGCGACCCGCTCGCGCGGCTGACCCCCCGCGAACGGGAGGTGCTCGGCCTGATGGCCGAGGGGCGCTCCAATGCCGGCATCGCGCAGGCGCTGGTGGTCAGCGAGGGCGCCGTGGCGAAGCACATCAACAACATCTTCGCCAAGCTTGACCTGCCCGTGGCCGACGCGGACCACCGCCGCGTCCTGGCCGTGCTGCGGTTCCTCGGAGCGTCCGGGGCCTGA
- a CDS encoding TenA family transcriptional regulator, producing the protein MTSHLRTTKAPLVTARAKHIVAETGVLNNPYFRTLVDGSMSLESFRTSQEQLGFAVTYFARPMAVLVSRIEHPADRVGILGNVVEEHGGFRSQEFHHETFRGFLASIGSDTVRLNSLKMIPAVHAYNSVLSAVCTWEDPQVGIGCMGAIEYAFASVSAITGSTAVNRGWVAQADLMHYGLHSEIDEQHAEDFFLLLEPHYRDPAARLRIDQGLGLGAYALNRLYSDLSELGRSQQN; encoded by the coding sequence GTGACCTCCCATCTGCGGACAACCAAGGCCCCGCTGGTGACAGCGCGCGCCAAGCACATCGTGGCCGAGACCGGCGTCCTGAACAATCCGTACTTCCGAACGCTGGTAGACGGAAGCATGTCACTGGAGAGCTTCCGCACAAGCCAGGAGCAACTAGGTTTCGCCGTCACCTACTTCGCCCGTCCGATGGCGGTACTGGTGTCCCGGATCGAGCACCCCGCGGATCGCGTCGGCATCCTGGGCAATGTCGTGGAAGAACACGGCGGATTCCGCTCCCAGGAATTCCATCACGAGACCTTCCGCGGATTTCTGGCCAGCATCGGCAGCGACACCGTACGGCTGAACAGCCTGAAGATGATACCGGCCGTCCACGCGTACAACAGCGTTCTCAGTGCGGTGTGTACGTGGGAGGACCCGCAGGTGGGAATTGGCTGCATGGGCGCGATCGAGTACGCATTCGCCTCGGTATCGGCCATCACGGGCAGCACGGCTGTGAACCGCGGTTGGGTCGCTCAAGCCGACCTGATGCACTACGGCCTCCACTCCGAAATCGACGAACAACACGCAGAGGACTTCTTCCTGCTGCTGGAACCCCACTACCGAGACCCAGCCGCACGACTCCGAATCGACCAGGGCCTCGGCCTGGGCGCGTACGCGCTGAACCGCCTCTACAGCGATCTGTCCGAACTGGGTCGTTCACAGCAGAACTGA
- a CDS encoding EF-hand domain-containing protein produces MPERSIIHSKAQHYYNVFHHERDGWVGVTDVYAWVGRTTQEFKLTPGTAPASALQRSLLEYWKRLFVPMDADGDGVVSRDEFLAGFVSLGDKPDDYARIVTPSAKVFVATADVDGDGELDKSEFKRLFQSSFALSDEDIDVSFADIDTDSSGSISTDELRAAIRVFHSSTDPNDRGHRLLGPLRS; encoded by the coding sequence ATGCCGGAAAGATCCATTATCCACAGCAAGGCCCAGCATTACTACAACGTGTTCCATCACGAGCGCGACGGGTGGGTCGGCGTAACCGACGTGTACGCCTGGGTGGGCCGCACGACGCAGGAATTCAAGCTCACGCCAGGAACCGCCCCCGCCAGCGCGCTGCAGAGATCCCTTCTGGAGTACTGGAAGAGATTGTTTGTCCCTATGGACGCGGACGGGGACGGCGTCGTATCACGCGACGAATTCCTGGCCGGGTTCGTCAGCCTGGGGGACAAGCCGGATGACTACGCGCGGATTGTCACGCCGTCCGCCAAGGTCTTCGTGGCCACCGCCGACGTCGACGGAGATGGCGAACTCGACAAGTCCGAGTTCAAGCGCCTGTTTCAGTCCTCTTTCGCGCTGAGCGACGAAGACATCGACGTGTCGTTCGCCGACATCGACACCGACAGCTCCGGCTCCATCTCAACTGACGAGCTGAGAGCGGCCATTCGCGTGTTCCACAGCAGTACTGATCCGAACGACCGAGGTCACCGCCTTCTGGGACCCCTGCGTTCCTGA
- a CDS encoding WHG domain-containing protein — protein sequence MDAPISADGFWRLAPDWVPRTGYAPLTKGLFREVAAGLERQLDRMDEQPEFEVSVLKWPPCRCGRPVCPDAPKADADAAESPTMARLGTRLTAWDICRPPATALLLIAWGHLHGLVALEVFRHTSSLGDHRTESFRTAMRNLLEDIHRRIAVALAPRP from the coding sequence TTGGATGCCCCGATATCCGCTGACGGGTTCTGGCGGCTGGCCCCGGACTGGGTGCCGCGCACCGGATACGCACCCCTGACGAAGGGCCTCTTCCGTGAGGTCGCCGCTGGACTGGAAAGGCAGTTGGACCGCATGGACGAGCAACCCGAATTCGAAGTCTCCGTACTGAAGTGGCCGCCCTGCCGGTGCGGCCGGCCGGTGTGTCCCGACGCCCCGAAGGCCGACGCCGATGCCGCCGAGTCGCCCACGATGGCCCGACTCGGCACCCGGCTTACGGCCTGGGATATCTGCCGCCCCCCAGCTACCGCGCTCCTGCTGATCGCGTGGGGACACCTGCATGGCCTCGTCGCCCTTGAGGTGTTTCGGCACACCTCTTCCCTCGGTGACCACCGGACTGAAAGCTTCCGCACAGCGATGCGGAACCTGCTTGAGGACATCCACCGCCGGATCGCGGTCGCGCTGGCGCCACGCCCTTGA
- a CDS encoding DUF397 domain-containing protein produces MTTDESPRWFKSSYSNNGGDCVEAAVNLIASRGVVPVRDSKNPSGPVLNVPTGAFASFVAGVKGEEFSAV; encoded by the coding sequence GTGACGACCGACGAATCCCCCCGCTGGTTCAAGTCTTCCTACAGCAACAATGGCGGCGACTGCGTTGAGGCCGCCGTCAACCTCATCGCTTCGCGCGGCGTGGTTCCCGTCCGTGACTCCAAGAACCCGAGCGGTCCCGTGCTGAACGTCCCTACCGGCGCGTTCGCCTCCTTCGTGGCGGGCGTCAAGGGCGAAGAGTTCAGCGCCGTCTGA
- a CDS encoding FG-GAP and VCBS repeat-containing protein, with product MHFPTAGGPFFRHLRMWHAVAASLVAVAVVAFLVLRPSGGARAVPNSPCRAVDSAREATPATPDLDGDGFIDLVHEISETENFDLFVVPGSEHGPDPDRTTVFAHDDLGVPHDVQTGDDPLQPTVADLDEDGHADLVVSGAAQVLWGGPKGPQVGGAHGRVPLPGTGYNTAPVAGDFDGDGHSDLAVFRDSNEARELVVLKGPFKRSGAPVRTVEIPSPVHEGASPVLVAGDANDDRSTDLALYGSPWDPPLLFTGGARTAGGLSKEPERLPEGENIVFGDFDGDGRQDIAIGRSFVDSYDEVDTPHRRGQVSVRYGKEPAKWVTMEGGDFKEGFGARLAVGDFNGDGCDDLAVQLTKKKEAGDARIEVLRGGSEHGLGSKPWHSTKRSVPGDDGPDGGMLFAVHDWDGDGRAELALLGEDRWWITDGTGRDEASFPVAPSKDQGS from the coding sequence ATGCACTTTCCGACAGCAGGCGGTCCGTTCTTCCGCCACTTGCGCATGTGGCACGCCGTGGCGGCCTCCCTCGTAGCAGTGGCGGTGGTGGCGTTCCTCGTCCTTCGGCCGTCCGGCGGCGCGCGTGCGGTCCCGAACAGCCCCTGTCGGGCAGTCGATTCGGCGCGCGAGGCCACGCCCGCGACCCCCGACCTCGACGGGGACGGCTTCATCGATCTGGTGCACGAGATCTCCGAGACGGAGAATTTCGACCTGTTCGTCGTGCCCGGCTCCGAGCACGGTCCTGACCCCGACCGCACGACCGTCTTCGCCCACGACGACCTCGGTGTGCCGCACGACGTCCAGACGGGCGACGACCCGTTGCAGCCCACGGTCGCCGACCTGGATGAGGACGGCCACGCCGACCTCGTCGTGAGCGGCGCCGCCCAGGTCCTGTGGGGAGGCCCCAAGGGCCCGCAGGTCGGCGGAGCGCACGGGCGTGTGCCACTGCCGGGCACCGGATACAACACCGCGCCGGTCGCCGGCGACTTCGACGGGGACGGCCACAGCGACCTCGCGGTGTTCAGGGACTCGAACGAGGCTCGGGAACTGGTCGTCCTCAAGGGACCGTTCAAGCGCTCCGGCGCCCCGGTCAGGACCGTGGAGATCCCCAGCCCGGTCCACGAGGGCGCGTCACCCGTACTGGTCGCCGGGGACGCGAACGACGACCGCTCCACCGATCTCGCGCTCTACGGCTCTCCGTGGGATCCGCCCCTGCTGTTCACCGGCGGCGCCCGTACCGCCGGCGGCCTGAGCAAGGAACCCGAGCGGCTGCCGGAGGGCGAGAACATCGTCTTCGGCGACTTCGACGGCGACGGGCGCCAGGACATCGCCATCGGTCGGAGCTTCGTCGACAGCTACGACGAGGTCGACACACCCCACCGGCGCGGCCAGGTCAGCGTCCGTTACGGGAAGGAGCCGGCGAAGTGGGTCACTATGGAAGGCGGCGACTTCAAGGAAGGCTTCGGCGCCAGGCTCGCCGTCGGGGACTTCAACGGCGATGGCTGCGACGACCTGGCCGTACAGCTCACCAAGAAGAAGGAGGCGGGGGACGCGCGGATCGAGGTGCTGCGGGGCGGCTCCGAGCACGGGCTCGGATCGAAACCCTGGCACTCCACCAAGCGGTCCGTGCCGGGTGACGACGGCCCCGATGGCGGCATGCTCTTCGCCGTCCACGACTGGGACGGCGACGGCCGCGCAGAGCTGGCCCTTCTCGGCGAGGACAGATGGTGGATCACCGACGGCACCGGCCGCGACGAGGCATCCTTCCCGGTCGCCCCCAGCAAGGATCAAGGTTCGTAG
- a CDS encoding VOC family protein, with product MSTIKQFQVTFDCEEPARLAAFWSEVLGYVVPTVPEGFATWEEYHRSLPSEEQVIYFACTDPSAVGPRLLFQRVPEGKVVKNRLHLDVRAGIGLVGEERLATLEAECARLVALGAVHVRTMRADGENESCIVMQDLEGNEFCLD from the coding sequence ATGTCAACGATCAAGCAGTTCCAAGTGACTTTCGACTGCGAGGAACCTGCGCGCCTCGCCGCTTTCTGGTCTGAGGTGCTGGGGTACGTCGTACCGACGGTCCCGGAGGGTTTCGCCACGTGGGAGGAGTACCACCGCTCGCTGCCGTCCGAGGAGCAGGTGATCTACTTCGCGTGCACTGATCCCTCGGCTGTGGGTCCGCGCCTGCTCTTCCAGCGAGTTCCCGAAGGCAAGGTTGTCAAGAACCGGCTGCATCTCGATGTGCGGGCCGGTATCGGGCTCGTGGGTGAGGAGCGCCTTGCCACACTTGAGGCCGAGTGCGCACGACTGGTCGCGCTCGGCGCGGTACATGTGCGAACGATGCGTGCCGACGGCGAGAACGAGTCCTGCATTGTGATGCAGGACCTTGAGGGCAACGAGTTCTGCCTCGACTGA
- a CDS encoding DUF397 domain-containing protein, translated as MWSFFRSGSSSPLRWRCGIVDAREQVIAVRDSKAPHGPAVLFDRGALSAFVGAVKARVL; from the coding sequence TTGTGGTCCTTTTTCCGGTCAGGGAGCTCCTCCCCCTTACGGTGGCGGTGCGGCATCGTCGATGCCCGCGAGCAGGTCATAGCCGTCCGCGACAGCAAGGCCCCCCACGGGCCGGCGGTCCTGTTCGACCGAGGTGCTCTGAGCGCATTCGTCGGAGCCGTCAAGGCTCGTGTCCTGTAG